One Mycolicibacterium crocinum DNA window includes the following coding sequences:
- a CDS encoding purine-nucleoside phosphorylase — MSPDAEHAAAVIAERSGVPRHDVAVVLGSGWAPAAAALGAPVAEIPMSAIPGFTPPSALGHRGRVLSVPLGEHNVLVLLGRIHAYEGHDLRTIVHPVRTARAAGAQVVVLTNAAGGLRPEYQVGQPVLIADHLNLTARSPMVGAQFVDLVDAYSPRLRALARDVDPSLTEGVYAGVPGPHYETPAEIRMLRTLGADLVGMSTVHETIAARAAGAEVLGLSLVTNLAAGMTGESLSHDEVLAAGRASATAMGSLLASVLARL; from the coding sequence GTGAGTCCAGACGCCGAGCACGCCGCCGCGGTGATCGCCGAGCGCAGCGGCGTCCCCCGCCACGACGTCGCCGTCGTGCTCGGATCCGGGTGGGCGCCGGCGGCCGCGGCGCTGGGGGCTCCGGTCGCCGAAATCCCGATGTCAGCGATTCCCGGGTTCACGCCCCCGTCGGCGCTGGGCCACCGCGGCCGGGTGCTGTCGGTGCCGCTCGGCGAGCACAACGTGCTGGTGCTACTGGGCCGCATCCACGCCTATGAGGGCCATGACCTGCGCACCATCGTCCACCCGGTGCGCACCGCGCGGGCTGCCGGTGCACAGGTCGTGGTGTTGACGAACGCCGCAGGCGGCTTGCGACCGGAGTATCAGGTCGGCCAGCCGGTGCTGATCGCCGACCACCTCAACCTCACCGCCCGCTCGCCCATGGTGGGGGCGCAGTTCGTCGACCTGGTCGACGCGTACTCCCCGCGGCTGCGTGCGCTGGCCCGCGATGTCGACCCGAGCCTGACCGAGGGTGTGTATGCCGGGGTGCCCGGCCCGCACTATGAGACGCCGGCCGAGATCCGGATGCTGCGGACGTTGGGCGCCGACCTGGTCGGGATGTCGACAGTGCACGAAACCATCGCCGCACGCGCGGCGGGCGCCGAGGTCTTGGGTTTATCACTCGTGACGAACCTGGCCGCCGGGATGACCGGCGAGTCGCTCAGTCACGACGAGGTGCTGGCCGCGGGCCGGGCGTCGGCCACCGCGATGGGGTCGCTGCTGGCGTCGGTGCTGGCACGCCTGTAG
- a CDS encoding PE-PPE domain-containing protein, which produces MRLAARSATVAVATLAAFLSLVLLSTSTAALKLLASGATVLVMGGTGHSLSPAEDTNQFVQDYMASAVGNYVAPASTLNTGVPGGPYNTVAVITPEQSAPDYGTLTFNQSVAAGQQNLDNCVKGNALCQYNDQVGSVAPTPGDTFVVYGFSQSSTVSTLEKRALAAQYAPGEGPDVSFVLIANGNRPNGGFLARGPQGVTIPSGLPFAGFTFNGSTPTNTQYATTDIAAQYDGWSDFPVNPLNLLAYQNAMMGIDYLHLGGTYDKTTLTDPGVIDQGQYGDTHYYMISTPVLPLLMPLEKFGPLGHVFADTLDAPLRVIVESAYDRTTSPGVPTSWKLTYFPDPVKFTRNLLVSIPTGWDNGIQDLTGVRPFRTTRPGPYGVGGPDVTYTTPDTTTTTATDTAAVAAKESTAVTTVKKSTAAVKPHTSAAATAALTAAATGDTKNSDSSKDTSSKATTSKSTTSKHNNGVGGSKRAKVSAGASS; this is translated from the coding sequence ATGCGACTTGCGGCTCGTAGCGCGACGGTGGCAGTGGCCACCCTGGCAGCGTTCCTGTCCTTGGTTCTACTGTCGACCAGCACTGCCGCGCTCAAGTTGTTGGCAAGTGGCGCAACGGTTCTCGTCATGGGCGGCACCGGGCATTCCCTGTCACCGGCGGAGGACACGAACCAGTTCGTCCAGGATTACATGGCCAGCGCCGTCGGCAACTATGTCGCGCCCGCGTCGACGCTGAACACCGGCGTCCCGGGTGGCCCCTACAACACGGTCGCGGTCATCACCCCCGAACAGTCCGCGCCGGACTACGGCACCTTGACCTTCAATCAGTCGGTCGCCGCCGGTCAGCAGAATCTCGACAACTGCGTCAAGGGCAATGCGTTATGCCAATACAACGACCAGGTGGGGTCCGTCGCCCCGACTCCCGGTGACACATTCGTCGTCTATGGCTTCTCGCAGAGCTCGACGGTCTCCACTCTCGAAAAACGCGCTCTGGCAGCGCAGTACGCGCCGGGCGAGGGCCCAGACGTCAGCTTCGTGCTGATCGCGAACGGCAACCGTCCCAATGGAGGTTTCCTCGCACGCGGGCCGCAGGGCGTCACGATTCCGTCGGGCCTGCCGTTCGCCGGATTCACGTTCAATGGATCCACGCCGACCAATACCCAATACGCCACAACCGATATCGCCGCGCAGTACGACGGCTGGTCCGACTTCCCGGTCAATCCGCTCAACCTGCTGGCTTACCAAAACGCAATGATGGGCATCGACTATCTGCACCTCGGCGGCACCTACGACAAGACCACGCTCACCGATCCGGGCGTGATCGATCAGGGCCAGTACGGCGACACGCATTACTACATGATCTCCACCCCAGTCCTTCCGCTGCTGATGCCGCTGGAGAAGTTCGGCCCGCTGGGGCATGTCTTCGCCGACACCTTGGACGCCCCGCTGCGGGTCATTGTCGAGTCGGCCTACGACCGCACCACCAGCCCCGGTGTGCCCACGTCGTGGAAGCTGACGTATTTCCCCGACCCGGTCAAGTTCACCCGAAATCTGCTGGTGTCGATTCCGACCGGGTGGGACAACGGGATTCAGGATCTCACCGGGGTCCGCCCGTTCCGCACGACGCGGCCCGGCCCCTACGGTGTCGGCGGCCCGGACGTCACCTACACCACCCCGGACACGACCACCACGACGGCGACCGACACGGCTGCGGTAGCCGCCAAGGAGTCGACAGCTGTGACGACGGTGAAGAAGTCGACGGCGGCCGTCAAGCCGCACACGAGTGCGGCCGCGACCGCCGCGCTGACGGCCGCCGCAACGGGCGACACCAAGAACAGCGACAGCAGCAAGGACACCTCGTCGAAGGCGACGACCTCGAAGTCCACGACGTCCAAGCACAACAACGGCGTCGGCGGCTCCAAACGCGCGAAGGTCAGTGCCGGCGCGAGCAGCTAG
- a CDS encoding M20 family metallopeptidase, whose protein sequence is MPTATASTRVEDVVAARGGDLIALSHAIHAEPELAFHEHRSCAKTQALVAERGFEITAAAGGLDTAFRADFGSGPLVVGICAEYDALPGIGHACGHNIIAASAVGTALALAEVADELGLTVALIGTPAEESGGGKALLIEAGVFDDVAAAVMLHPGPIDIAAARSLALSEVIVTYTGRESHAAVAPHLGINAADAVTVAQVAIGLLRQQMAPGQLAHGIVTEGGSATNIIPGRARLQYTMRAPDTESLQGLEAKMRGCFAAGAVATGCEHEIAEAAPPYAELTPDHWLAEVFREEMTTMGRSPVPTEVEAVMPLGSTDMGNVTQLLPGIHPVVGVESNGAVIHQPGFTVAAASPSGDRAVTEGAIMLARTVVQLAQAPDERDRVLELRDRRGVRA, encoded by the coding sequence ATGCCTACAGCCACAGCGTCGACCCGCGTCGAAGACGTGGTCGCGGCACGCGGTGGCGATCTGATCGCACTGTCGCACGCCATCCACGCCGAGCCCGAACTCGCCTTCCACGAGCACCGCAGCTGCGCCAAGACGCAGGCGCTGGTGGCCGAGCGTGGTTTCGAGATCACCGCGGCGGCGGGCGGATTGGACACCGCATTCCGGGCCGACTTCGGCTCGGGCCCGCTGGTGGTCGGGATCTGCGCCGAATACGACGCGCTGCCCGGCATCGGCCATGCGTGTGGGCACAACATCATCGCGGCGTCCGCGGTCGGCACCGCGCTGGCCCTGGCCGAGGTGGCCGACGAACTCGGGCTCACTGTCGCGCTCATCGGTACGCCCGCCGAGGAGTCCGGCGGTGGCAAGGCGCTTCTGATCGAAGCCGGCGTGTTCGACGACGTCGCTGCGGCCGTGATGCTGCACCCCGGCCCGATCGACATCGCTGCCGCGCGCTCGCTGGCGCTCTCGGAGGTGATCGTCACCTATACCGGCCGGGAATCGCATGCGGCCGTCGCTCCGCACCTCGGGATCAACGCCGCCGATGCGGTGACCGTCGCTCAGGTGGCGATCGGGTTGCTGCGCCAGCAGATGGCGCCCGGGCAACTGGCGCACGGGATTGTCACCGAGGGCGGGTCGGCCACCAACATCATCCCCGGCCGGGCCCGGCTGCAGTACACGATGCGAGCCCCTGACACGGAGTCGCTGCAGGGCCTGGAGGCCAAGATGCGTGGCTGCTTCGCGGCGGGTGCGGTCGCCACCGGATGCGAGCACGAGATCGCCGAAGCCGCACCGCCGTACGCCGAGCTGACTCCCGACCACTGGCTCGCCGAGGTGTTCCGCGAGGAGATGACCACGATGGGCCGCAGCCCGGTACCCACGGAGGTGGAAGCCGTTATGCCGCTGGGCAGTACGGATATGGGCAATGTGACACAGCTGCTACCCGGCATCCATCCGGTGGTCGGCGTCGAATCGAACGGCGCGGTGATCCACCAGCCCGGGTTCACCGTCGCGGCGGCGAGTCCCAGCGGGGACCGTGCCGTCACCGAGGGTGCGATCATGTTGGCGCGCACCGTGGTTCAGCTGGCGCAGGCACCCGACGAGCGAGATCGGGTGCTGGAGTTGCGCGATCGTCGGGGGGTGCGGGCATGA
- a CDS encoding AbrB family transcriptional regulator: protein MRWILLVLVTIGVTVPLDRLGVPSAALFAALLVGIVLAIARLAPASVPRRAGLAAQGVLGVYIGTMVHSDALSALGPNWPVVLGVGVITLLLSIGAGALLGLHRDISALTGALALVAGGASGLVAIARELGGDDRVVAVVQYLRVAVITASMPVVVTLVYHAQRSANAAQTIQSHSAPWYLSLAMIVVLVVTGATAGRLARLPGSGLLGPMALTIVIELSGVSFGLAVPAVAVSVSYMLIGWQAGVAFTRESLRAIERLLPAALGLIVLLNVATAGLGVALSKIAGVSMLDGYLATSPGGIYAVLATAVETGSNVTFIIAAQVLRVLLMLFAAPLLARGFVRLAYRRASTDASSDPIAVADARPAASTSS from the coding sequence ATGCGATGGATCCTGCTGGTACTGGTGACGATCGGCGTCACGGTGCCGCTGGACCGTCTCGGTGTCCCGTCTGCGGCGTTGTTCGCCGCCCTGCTGGTCGGTATCGTGCTCGCGATCGCCCGGCTGGCGCCGGCGAGTGTGCCGCGCCGCGCGGGCCTGGCCGCCCAGGGCGTGCTCGGCGTGTACATCGGCACCATGGTGCATTCCGATGCGCTGTCGGCCCTCGGGCCGAACTGGCCGGTGGTACTCGGCGTCGGCGTGATCACGCTGCTGCTCAGCATCGGCGCCGGGGCACTGCTCGGCCTGCATCGCGACATCAGCGCCCTGACCGGCGCGCTAGCGCTGGTGGCCGGCGGAGCGTCCGGTCTGGTCGCGATCGCCCGCGAGCTCGGTGGTGACGATCGGGTGGTCGCCGTCGTCCAGTACCTGCGGGTCGCGGTCATCACCGCGTCGATGCCCGTCGTTGTCACCCTCGTCTACCACGCGCAGCGATCCGCCAACGCTGCGCAGACCATCCAATCCCATTCCGCACCTTGGTATCTCAGCCTCGCGATGATCGTCGTCCTGGTTGTCACCGGTGCGACGGCGGGGCGGTTGGCGCGACTGCCCGGGTCGGGCTTGCTCGGCCCGATGGCGTTGACGATCGTGATCGAGCTCAGTGGGGTGTCCTTTGGGCTGGCCGTGCCGGCGGTTGCAGTGTCGGTGTCCTACATGCTGATCGGCTGGCAGGCCGGTGTGGCGTTCACCCGGGAGTCGCTGCGCGCGATCGAACGGCTGCTGCCGGCCGCGCTCGGACTAATCGTGTTGCTCAACGTCGCCACCGCGGGGCTGGGCGTGGCGCTGTCGAAGATCGCCGGCGTCAGCATGCTCGACGGCTACCTGGCCACCAGCCCGGGCGGCATCTACGCCGTCCTGGCCACGGCGGTCGAAACCGGCTCCAACGTCACCTTCATCATCGCCGCGCAGGTGCTGCGGGTGTTGCTGATGCTGTTCGCGGCACCACTGCTGGCCCGCGGGTTCGTGCGGCTGGCCTACAGGCGTGCCAGCACCGACGCCAGCAGCGACCCCATCGCGGTGGCCGACGCCCGGCCCGCGGCCAGCACCTCGTCGTGA
- a CDS encoding phospho-sugar mutase, which yields MTPEDWIAHDPDPVTAAELAALDPDELAARFARPLAFGTAGLRGPVRGGPDAMNLAVVVRATWAVARVLTDRRLGGSTVVVGRDARHGSVQFAIAAAEVFAAQGFSVITWAHPVPTPVVAFAVRRTGAAAGVQITASHNPPADNGYKVYLDGGLQIVSPTDREIEAAMAQAPPADQIPRLPVHPADETLVNEYVARAATVRRHRHGNPRVALTAMHGVGGELALRALHAAGFDDVHTVTSQFTPDPDFPTVSFPNPEEPGAADALLELATNVGADIAIALDPDADRCAVGVPTPGGWRMLSGDETGWLLGDYILSTLEPQQAATSVVASSVVSSQLLGTIAADHGARHVVTLTGFKWLARADAGLPGCTLVYAYEEAIGHCVDPAAVRDKDGISAAVLTCDVVAHLGAQGDSIPQALDRLALRHGVHTTAALSRRVADADEAAAMMARLRTEPPTELAGFPVTATVDNDAVFFRGGDQQTSVRVVVRPSGTEPKVKCYTEVRESVGANLADARSRAHAVEQLVLETLKSW from the coding sequence GTGACCCCCGAGGACTGGATCGCCCACGATCCCGATCCGGTCACGGCCGCCGAACTGGCCGCGCTGGATCCCGACGAGCTTGCGGCACGATTCGCCCGGCCGCTGGCCTTCGGCACCGCCGGACTGCGAGGCCCGGTGCGCGGCGGCCCGGATGCGATGAACCTCGCAGTGGTCGTGCGCGCGACGTGGGCGGTGGCCCGTGTGCTGACCGATCGCCGCCTCGGCGGTTCCACGGTCGTCGTGGGCCGCGACGCCAGGCACGGGTCGGTACAGTTCGCCATTGCCGCCGCTGAAGTCTTTGCCGCGCAGGGCTTTTCGGTAATCACCTGGGCGCATCCAGTGCCGACACCGGTCGTCGCGTTCGCGGTCCGGCGCACCGGCGCCGCCGCCGGAGTGCAGATCACCGCCTCGCACAACCCGCCCGCCGACAACGGCTACAAGGTGTACCTCGACGGCGGTCTGCAGATCGTCTCACCCACGGACCGGGAGATCGAGGCGGCGATGGCGCAGGCGCCGCCGGCCGACCAGATCCCCCGCCTGCCAGTGCACCCGGCCGACGAGACGCTCGTCAACGAGTACGTAGCCCGGGCGGCAACGGTGCGGCGTCACCGCCACGGCAATCCGCGGGTCGCACTGACGGCCATGCACGGTGTCGGCGGTGAGCTCGCGCTGCGGGCCCTGCACGCCGCGGGATTCGACGATGTACACACGGTGACAAGCCAATTCACGCCCGACCCGGATTTCCCGACCGTCTCCTTCCCCAACCCGGAGGAACCCGGCGCGGCCGATGCCCTGCTCGAACTGGCGACGAACGTCGGCGCCGACATCGCCATCGCACTGGACCCCGACGCCGACCGCTGTGCCGTCGGCGTCCCCACCCCAGGAGGCTGGCGGATGCTGTCCGGCGACGAAACCGGATGGCTGCTGGGCGATTACATTCTCTCGACACTCGAGCCGCAGCAGGCAGCCACCAGTGTGGTGGCCAGCAGCGTGGTCTCCTCACAATTACTCGGCACGATCGCCGCAGATCACGGTGCCCGCCATGTCGTGACGCTGACCGGGTTCAAATGGCTGGCCCGCGCCGACGCCGGGCTGCCCGGGTGCACGCTGGTCTACGCCTACGAGGAAGCCATCGGCCATTGCGTCGACCCGGCGGCCGTCCGCGATAAGGACGGCATCAGCGCCGCGGTCCTTACCTGCGACGTGGTGGCACACCTTGGCGCCCAGGGTGATTCGATTCCGCAGGCCCTCGATCGGCTCGCCCTGCGCCATGGCGTGCACACCACGGCGGCACTATCACGGCGAGTGGCCGACGCCGACGAGGCAGCGGCGATGATGGCCCGACTGCGCACCGAGCCGCCCACCGAGCTGGCCGGGTTCCCGGTCACCGCCACCGTCGACAACGACGCGGTGTTCTTCCGCGGTGGCGATCAGCAGACCTCGGTGCGGGTGGTCGTTCGCCCGTCAGGCACCGAACCGAAAGTCAAGTGCTACACCGAAGTTCGCGAGTCGGTGGGTGCGAACCTGGCCGATGCCCGAAGCCGCGCCCACGCCGTGGAACAGTTGGTGTTGGAAACCCTCAAGAGCTGGTAG
- a CDS encoding IS1182 family transposase, giving the protein MQGRSDDQPELLDAESVAGHLLKSDSVFAFLAVHRSQLFPEEMFADLFPSRRGRPSVPAEVMASVITLQALHGLSDNETVDAVTFDLRWKAACGLPITAGAFHSTTLTYWRRRLAASDRPNRIFEAVKAVVAETGVLAKRTRRALDSTVLDDAVATQDTVTQLIAAIRRARREVPGAAQIIEAQCTAHDYDDSGKPAIAWNDKAARDQLVDALVGDAHRLLGHLPDQELGPRAAEAVALLALIAGQDVEPVEGSDGTDGHWRIAQQVAPDRMISTVDPDSRHAHKTVHRRQDGFKAHIACEPDTGVITDCALTKANGPDNHEAVVGLGLIEGEDTPVRVLGDSAYGTGAARAALADHKHSAVIKPIPLRTPVPGGFTSDDFTIDFDARTVTCPAEHTVAITPSGGAQFEKHCRSCPLRMQCTTAKHGRKLTISEHEHHLRAARALARTPQWQAEYRRHRPMVERSIAWLTRGNRKVRYRGVAKNDHWLHHRCAALNLRRLLTMGLTHNGTTWAIA; this is encoded by the coding sequence GTGCAGGGTCGCTCTGATGATCAGCCTGAGTTGTTGGATGCCGAATCGGTTGCCGGGCATTTGTTGAAGTCCGACAGTGTGTTTGCGTTTCTGGCGGTGCATCGGTCGCAGTTGTTCCCGGAGGAGATGTTCGCCGATCTGTTCCCGTCGCGCCGGGGTCGTCCCAGTGTGCCGGCTGAGGTGATGGCCTCGGTGATCACCTTGCAGGCATTGCACGGGTTATCGGATAACGAGACCGTGGATGCGGTGACGTTCGATCTGCGGTGGAAGGCGGCCTGCGGGTTGCCGATCACTGCAGGCGCTTTTCATTCGACGACGTTGACGTATTGGCGGCGGCGGTTGGCGGCTTCGGATCGGCCGAATCGGATCTTCGAGGCGGTCAAGGCCGTCGTGGCCGAGACCGGGGTGCTGGCCAAAAGGACCCGCCGTGCCCTGGATTCCACCGTCCTCGATGACGCGGTGGCCACCCAGGACACCGTCACGCAGTTGATCGCTGCGATCCGCCGGGCCCGCCGCGAGGTTCCCGGTGCCGCGCAGATCATCGAAGCCCAGTGCACTGCACACGATTACGACGACTCGGGGAAACCCGCGATCGCCTGGAACGACAAAGCCGCCCGCGACCAATTGGTCGACGCCCTGGTCGGCGACGCCCACCGACTGCTGGGACATCTGCCCGACCAAGAGCTCGGGCCGAGGGCGGCGGAAGCGGTCGCGTTGTTGGCGTTGATCGCTGGCCAGGACGTCGAACCCGTCGAGGGTTCTGATGGCACCGACGGGCACTGGCGCATCGCCCAGCAGGTCGCACCGGACCGGATGATTTCCACCGTCGATCCCGACAGTCGCCACGCGCATAAGACCGTGCATCGGCGCCAGGACGGCTTCAAGGCGCACATTGCGTGCGAACCCGACACCGGTGTGATCACCGATTGCGCGTTGACCAAAGCCAATGGCCCTGACAATCACGAAGCCGTGGTCGGGCTGGGCCTGATCGAGGGGGAAGACACCCCGGTGCGGGTCCTCGGCGATTCGGCCTACGGCACCGGCGCTGCGCGGGCCGCACTGGCCGACCACAAGCACAGTGCAGTCATCAAACCGATACCGCTGCGGACTCCGGTGCCCGGGGGTTTCACCAGCGACGACTTCACCATTGACTTCGATGCTCGCACCGTGACCTGTCCAGCCGAACACACCGTCGCGATTACACCCAGCGGCGGCGCGCAATTTGAAAAGCACTGCCGCTCATGCCCTTTACGGATGCAATGCACCACTGCCAAACATGGACGCAAACTCACCATCAGTGAACACGAACATCATCTACGCGCAGCACGGGCACTGGCTCGCACACCCCAATGGCAGGCCGAGTACCGCCGGCACCGACCGATGGTGGAACGCTCCATCGCCTGGCTGACCCGAGGCAATCGCAAAGTCCGCTACCGCGGCGTGGCCAAGAACGATCACTGGCTGCATCACCGCTGCGCCGCATTGAACCTGCGCCGCCTGCTCACGATGGGCCTAACCCACAACGGCACCACCTGGGCCATCGCCTAA
- the upp gene encoding uracil phosphoribosyltransferase — protein MDVCVIDHPLARARLTTLRDERTDNAAFRAALRDLTHMLVYEATRDAVCAEISVRTPIAETVGSRLAAPPLLVPVLRAGLGMVDQAHALIPEAQVGFVGVARDETTHQPTPYLESLPDDLSAQPVMVLDPMLATGGSMAHTIKLLHERGARDITLVCVVCAPEGIAAVEKVAPSARLFTATVDDGLNDVAYIVPGLGDAGDRQFGPR, from the coding sequence ATGGATGTGTGCGTCATCGACCACCCGCTGGCCAGAGCGCGGCTGACCACCCTGCGTGATGAGCGCACCGACAACGCGGCCTTCCGGGCCGCGCTGCGCGACCTGACCCACATGCTGGTCTACGAGGCGACCCGTGACGCGGTGTGCGCCGAGATCTCGGTTCGCACGCCGATCGCCGAGACTGTGGGTTCTCGCCTGGCGGCCCCGCCGCTGCTGGTGCCGGTCCTTCGGGCCGGACTGGGAATGGTCGATCAAGCCCATGCGCTGATCCCCGAGGCGCAGGTCGGCTTCGTCGGCGTGGCGCGCGACGAGACCACCCATCAGCCCACGCCCTATTTGGAGTCCCTGCCCGACGACCTCAGCGCCCAGCCGGTGATGGTCCTCGACCCGATGCTGGCGACCGGGGGTTCGATGGCCCACACCATCAAGCTGCTGCACGAGCGCGGCGCACGCGACATCACGCTGGTGTGTGTGGTGTGCGCACCGGAAGGCATTGCGGCGGTGGAGAAAGTCGCGCCGTCGGCACGGTTGTTCACCGCCACCGTCGACGACGGTCTGAACGATGTCGCCTACATCGTGCCGGGCCTCGGGGATGCCGGCGACCGGCAGTTCGGGCCGCGCTGA
- the satS gene encoding protein export chaperone SatS translates to MAAELVPVRVGVTAGDLYTLWAPRWREGGDEWEAFLGKDDDLFAFESVADLAAFVRTNTDNDLTDHPAWEDLTKANAHKLKPKADREVDLVGVEELLSEKPTEESVTALANTMAVVSSIGSVCELPAVTRFFNGNPNLGLLSGGYEQFSGKAGLKRWGVVGDIVARGWDSVLAAVDEVISVPDVDERAAKLAADELEEPYEEEIDEVETEADDAEGDSDSADEDEVERAPQDDVVLGGQEDFWAEVGIDPVRIQASSGTFYTLRCYFDDRPIFLGRNGRISVFTSERSLARYLADEHDHDLSDLSTYDDIRTAATDGSLRVDVTEDNIYVLTGLSDDIADGPDAIDHDQLELAIELVRDVGEYSEEDTADKLLAEDRPLGKLVDYVLDPEENSRPAGPYTAAVKEWDEIERFVESRLRRE, encoded by the coding sequence ATGGCTGCTGAGCTCGTTCCGGTCCGCGTCGGCGTGACCGCTGGTGACCTGTACACCCTGTGGGCGCCCCGCTGGCGCGAAGGCGGCGACGAGTGGGAGGCGTTTCTCGGCAAGGACGACGACCTGTTCGCCTTCGAGTCGGTGGCGGACCTGGCCGCCTTCGTGCGGACGAACACCGACAACGACCTCACCGACCACCCCGCGTGGGAGGACCTGACCAAGGCCAACGCCCACAAGCTGAAGCCGAAGGCGGACCGCGAGGTCGATCTGGTCGGCGTCGAGGAGTTGCTCTCGGAGAAGCCCACTGAGGAGTCGGTGACCGCGCTGGCCAACACCATGGCCGTGGTGTCCTCGATCGGTTCGGTATGCGAGCTGCCCGCCGTCACCCGGTTCTTCAACGGCAATCCCAACCTCGGCTTGCTCTCGGGCGGCTACGAGCAGTTCAGCGGGAAGGCGGGCCTCAAGCGCTGGGGCGTGGTCGGTGACATCGTTGCCCGCGGGTGGGACAGCGTGCTGGCGGCGGTCGACGAGGTCATCTCGGTGCCCGACGTCGACGAGCGCGCCGCCAAGCTGGCTGCCGATGAGCTCGAGGAGCCGTACGAGGAGGAGATCGACGAGGTCGAGACCGAGGCGGACGACGCCGAGGGCGACTCCGATTCGGCTGACGAGGACGAGGTCGAGCGGGCGCCGCAGGACGATGTGGTGCTCGGCGGCCAGGAGGACTTCTGGGCCGAGGTCGGCATCGACCCGGTTCGCATCCAGGCCAGCTCCGGCACGTTCTACACGTTGCGCTGCTACTTCGACGACCGGCCGATCTTCCTCGGCCGCAACGGCCGCATCAGCGTGTTCACCTCGGAGCGTTCGCTGGCCCGCTACCTGGCCGACGAGCACGACCACGACCTGTCGGACCTGAGCACCTACGACGACATCCGTACCGCGGCCACCGACGGCTCGCTGCGCGTCGACGTCACCGAGGACAACATCTACGTGCTGACCGGGCTGTCGGACGATATCGCCGACGGTCCCGATGCGATCGACCACGACCAGCTGGAGCTGGCCATCGAGCTGGTGCGCGATGTCGGTGAGTACTCCGAGGAGGACACCGCCGACAAGCTGCTGGCCGAGGACCGCCCGCTGGGCAAGCTCGTCGACTACGTGCTCGATCCCGAGGAGAACTCGCGGCCGGCCGGCCCGTACACGGCGGCGGTCAAGGAGTGGGACGAGATCGAGCGCTTCGTCGAGTCGCGGCTGCGCCGCGAGTAG
- a CDS encoding MarR family winged helix-turn-helix transcriptional regulator gives MTVSELREAMMALARQLRRHRPDNGLTLSQLEVLGDVSRAGVTTPAEIAGRLQVRAQSLTDSINELELRGLVSRRPDDTDRRRQLIELTPDGLELLLHDRAQRDAWLHETMQRQLSELESDLLMLTAPILRKLANADLGAQSEP, from the coding sequence ATGACCGTAAGCGAGCTGCGGGAAGCCATGATGGCGCTGGCCCGCCAACTGCGCAGGCACCGCCCCGACAACGGGCTGACACTCAGCCAGCTCGAAGTCCTCGGCGACGTGAGCCGCGCCGGGGTCACCACGCCCGCCGAAATCGCGGGCCGCCTGCAGGTGCGAGCGCAGTCCCTGACCGACAGCATCAACGAGCTCGAGTTGCGCGGGCTGGTGTCCCGCAGGCCCGACGACACCGACCGCCGCCGGCAGCTGATCGAGCTCACCCCCGACGGGTTGGAGCTCCTGCTGCACGACCGGGCCCAGCGCGATGCCTGGCTGCACGAGACGATGCAACGGCAGCTCTCCGAATTGGAGTCCGATCTGCTGATGCTCACCGCGCCGATACTGCGCAAGCTCGCCAACGCCGACCTCGGGGCACAATCGGAGCCGTGA
- a CDS encoding YdcF family protein yields the protein MGSARRALAILVAVGLVAAVVLNIAGYLLFTRPHSDPLTKADAIVVLGGDNDGRFEYGLSLARQGYASTVVLSNSYLDKPADLPAFQQACASGTASITVICFVPDPFTTRGEAMYVARLAKQHNWTHLIVVSWNYHMVRARYIFHQCFTGDVTMHPVPRTYDFAPWYWVEQYAYQFGGLVKAFILGCDPA from the coding sequence GTGGGGAGCGCGCGCCGCGCACTGGCGATTCTGGTGGCCGTCGGCCTGGTCGCCGCCGTCGTTCTCAACATCGCGGGGTATCTGTTGTTCACCCGCCCGCACAGCGACCCGCTGACCAAAGCCGACGCAATCGTCGTGCTCGGCGGCGACAACGACGGCCGCTTCGAGTACGGCCTGAGCCTGGCCCGACAGGGCTACGCCAGCACGGTGGTGCTGTCGAATTCGTACTTGGACAAGCCGGCCGACCTTCCCGCCTTCCAGCAGGCGTGCGCGTCGGGCACCGCGTCCATCACTGTCATCTGCTTCGTCCCGGACCCTTTCACCACCCGGGGTGAAGCGATGTATGTGGCTCGGCTTGCCAAGCAACACAATTGGACGCACCTGATCGTGGTGTCGTGGAACTACCACATGGTGCGGGCCCGCTACATCTTTCATCAGTGCTTCACCGGCGACGTCACCATGCATCCGGTGCCACGGACCTACGACTTCGCGCCGTGGTACTGGGTGGAGCAGTATGCCTACCAGTTCGGTGGACTCGTCAAAGCGTTCATTCTTGGCTGCGATCCGGCCTGA